Genomic segment of Myxococcus stipitatus:
GCGCCAGGGCCTCCTCGTGCGTCACCTCGCGCAGCGCGTGGGCCAGCACGCCCGGGCGCTCGAAGTCGGGCTCCAGCACCGGAGGCAGCGCGTCCAGCGCGGGCACCGGCAGGAAGCTGCCGCGGCCTTCCGCGTGGCCCTTGAGGTAGTCGACCAGCTCCAGGCCCTTGTCGCGGCTCTCGACGATGACGTGCTGGAGCCGCTCGCCCAGGGCCGCCTCCACCGCGCGCTCGTAGCGCGGCGTGACGGTGAGCACATCCGCCACGAGGCCGAAGATGCCCTGCTCCCGGGCCACCGTGCCCGCGCGCACCATGACGGCGCGCACGCCCCGGTCGAACCCGTCGTAGTTCTTCTGGATGTCCTCGAGCGAGGAGAGGCGGCTGCGCTTGTCGCTCAGCTCCTCCCGCAGCGCGATGACCTGGATTTCGTTCTCCGTGAAGGCCGCGCGGGTCCGGGTGAGGGCGTCCTCCTCCTGCCCCTTGCGCTCGGCGAGCTCCGCGGCCAGGTGCCGGGTGTCCTCCACCCGCCGGGCCACGTCGCCGCGCACCGCCTCCAGCTGCGTCTCCTGCGCGCGCAGCGCCTCCAGCTCCGCCTGGAGCTTGGCGCGGCGGGTCTCCAGGTCCACGCGCTGGCGGGCCAGGTTGACGAGGTTGCTCTCGTGGTTGGCCAGACGCGCGGCGACGGCCACCAGGCCCGCGCGCTCCTGCTCCAGCCGCAGCGCCACCTCCGTCTGCAGCTGGGTGACGCGGCGCAGTTCCTCCTGCGCCACCTGCATCGACACCTCGTCTTCCTTCCACGAGCCGGCGATGCCAGACAGCTCCGCCTCGCGCGCGGCCATGGCGTCGGACATCTCCGCCTGCTTCGCCAGGAGGCCATCCAGCTCCGCCCGGGCCTGCGTCACGCGGGCGTTCGTCTCCTCATGGTCGCGGCGGCCATAGGCCAGGTCCTGCGAGTCGCGCTGCAGCGCGCTCTCCTTCGCGTGGACCTCCGCGGCCAGCGCCTGGAGGGCGGCGGCCTCCGCGTCCAGCTCCGCGCGGCGCCGCGTAATCCCCTCCTCCAGCTCCTTCACGCGGTCCAGGCTCTCGCGCTCCTCCGTGCCCAGGTTGGCCAGGCGCGACTGGAGGACCTGCTTCTCCGCGAGGAGCTCCAGGTGGCGGTGGCTGGCCGCGTGCAGGTCGATGTCCCGCATGCGCGCCTTGAGCTTCTTGTACTTCTCCGCCTTCTTCGCCTGACGCGACAGCGTGTCGAGCCGCTTCTCCAGCTCGGTGGTGATGTCCGTGACGCGCAGGAGGTTGGCCTCGGTGGCCTCCATCTTCCGCTCGGCGGCCTTGCGGCGCGCCTTGTACTTCGTGACGCCCGCGGCCTCCTCCAGCAGGTGGCGCCGGTCCTCCGGCTTGCTGGAGACGATGAGGCCCACGCGGCCCTGCTCGATGATGGAGTAGGCCTTGGTGCCCACGCCCGTGCCGAGGAAGAGCTCGGTGATGTCGAGCAGACGGCACTGCGTCTTGTTGATGAGGTACTCGGAGTCGCCGTTGCGGAACAGGCGCCGCGTCACGGTGATCTCAGCGAAGCCCTGGTACTGGGGCGCCAGCTGGTCCGTGTCGTCCACGAGGAAGGTGAGCGACACCTCCGCCATGGACAGGGGCGGCTTGTTCTCCGAGCCGTTGAAGATGACGTCCTCCATGCCACGGCCACGGAGGTTCTTCGCGCTCTGCTCGCCCATCACCCAGCGGATGGCGTCCACGACGTTGGACTTGCCACAACCGTTGGGGCCGACGATGCCTGTCACCCCTTCATCGAAGGTGAAGACGCTCCGCTCCATGAAGGACTTGAAGCCTGTGATGTCCAACCGCTTGATACGCATGCCAGCGGGCTCCTGGGGGACGCGCGAGGTACGAGTGAAAAGTGAGCGCGAGGCCGAAAAATCGGCCTCGGAATGATTTCTGGAGGACTACCAGCCGGTTCCCAGGCGATCAAGCGTGACCATGCCTCGCGTGGCCATACGTTCGGCTGCTTGCCTCTTTGGCGGGCCTGGCCAACCAAGGAAGGTCCGCTCCCGGACTTGCACCCTGGCCACCCCACCCTACCTTCCCATTGACTTTTCCGGAGGTTGCCTACGTTCCAGCCCTTTCTTGCCGTGATGCTCCTCATGGGAGCGTCCCCTACGCCGGAGGTAGCACCCCGGTCTGACACGCAGGCGGTGGAGGCCCCGGCGGCCTGTCCCAACCCCTACTTTCCCCTCGAGGAAGGGCTGACGCTGACCTACCGGGCGGGCACGTCCTCCACGTTCGTGATGAGCACCCACGGGGTGACGCCGACGCCCGAGGGGCTGAGCGGCAAGCTCCTGGTGAAGCTCAAGGACCGGCAGGGCGAGACTGAAGCAACCTGTAGCGCCGAAGGCATGAACCTGGGCCTGGGCGGCCTGGAGGGCGCGCTGCTGTCGGCGTCCGGGATGGAAGTGCAGGTGGTGAGCTCCGAGGGTGTGGCGGTGCCCGCACCGGCGAGCCTGGTTCCTGGCGGCACGTGGAAGAACAGCCTCTCCGTCAAGCTGCGTCCTCCGGCGAGCAAGACGGGCGGACTCCGTCCCACCATCGCCACCACGTTCGACAAGGCGGCCACCGTCGAGGGTGAGGAGGACGTCACCGTGGCCGCGGGGACCTTCAAGGCGCTGAAGGTGCGCAACGTCGTCACCGCCCGGGCCACGCGTCCAGGCGCCGAGGGCCGCTCCATGGAGACCACCGTCTGGCTCGCGCCCGGCGTGGGCATCGTGAAGCTGACGACCGCCGACGGCACGGGCCTGGAGCTGCTCCAGGTGGAGCGTCCGCGCCCCGCTCAGGCCAAGGCCATCACGAAGGCGAAGCGGCCCGTGAAGAAGGCCGCCGCGGCCGACAAGAAGCCTCCCGCCGAGCCGTGAGCGCCCGGCGGGCTCAGGCGCCGGAGGACTCGCCGCCGGAGGAGGACGCGGGCGGAACGTCTCCTGTCCCCGCCGCGCCCTGGACGGGCTCTCCTGGCGACGCCGCGGGGGCCTCCGTGGGCGAGCGCGGCGCCGCGCGGGACTGGGGCTCCACCGTCACCCGCACGACGCGGGGCCCATCGACCTCCTCCACCTGGATGCGCCACATGTCGAGCTTCAGCGAGTCGCCCTTCTCGGGAACCCGCCCCAGCCGCGTCATCAGGTAGCCGGCAATCGTCGTCACCTCGCCCTCTTCGTCCTCATCGAGGTCGAAGTTGACGTCGAGCCGCTCCTCCAGGTCATCCAGCTGCGCGGTGCCGGGCAGCTCGAAGCGCCCCCCCGGCAGCGAGCGAACCTCCTCCACCCGACGCCCCAGCTCCGCCACATCGCCGACGACCTCCGCCACCACGTCCGCGATGGTGACCAGGCCCGACGTTCCGCCGTGCTCGTCCACCACCAGCGCCGTCTGGCGGCGGCGGCGACGGAACTCCGCGAGCAGCTGCTCCAGTGTCGCGTTCTCCGGGATGAAGAGCACCGGCCGCTGCACCTGCGCCAGGCTGCGCAGCTCGCCTCGGGACAGGAGGAAGAAGAGGTCCTTGGCGTTCACCACGCCTTCCACCTCGTCCAGGTTGCCCCGGCACACGGGAAGCCACGTGTGGCCCGCCGCTCGCGCATCCGAGATGCACTTCTCCAGCGGCTCCTCCACGTCCAGGAACTTCACCTGGTTGCGCGGCACCATCACCTGACGCGCCGTCTTCTGCGCCATCTCCAGCGCGCGCTCCAGGAGCTCCGCGCGCGCCGTGGTGATGGCCCCCGCCTGCGCGGAGCTGTGGAGGATGACGCGCAGCTCGTCCTCGCTGTGCGCCTCGTGTGCCTCGCCCACCGACTGGAGGCCGAACACGCGCAGCACCCACGCCGCCAGCCCGTTGAGCAGGACGATGGCCGGGTAGAAGAGGAAGTAGAACACCCGCATCGGCAGCGCCACCGCGAGCGTCGTCGCCTCGGCGCGCTGAATCGCCAGGCTCTTGGGCGCCAGCTCCCCCAGCACGATGTGCAGGAAGGTGATGATGCTGAAGCCGATGACGACCGACGCGGTGTGCGCCAGCGTCGTGCTGCCGCCCTCGGGCACCAGCTTCGTCAGCACCGGCTCCAGGAGCTTGGCGAAGGCGGGCTCACCCAGCCAGCCCAGCCCCAGCGAGGCCAGCGTGATTCCGAACTGCGTGGCGGAGAGGTACGCGTCCAGCTTCTCCACCATGCGCAGCGCCTGGGCCGCGCCCGGCTGGCCTTCGTCCACCAGCGACTGGAGGCGCGTGGCGCGAATCTTCACGATGGCGAACTCGGTCGCCACGAAGAACCCGTTGGCGAAGACCAGGAGGATCGCCAGCCCCAGGAACACCCATTCCATTCCCATGGCTCAGAACAGCGCTTCGAAGTCGGCGTCGCCCTTGAGGGCGTCGAACATGGGGTCCGTCGACAGCCACCCCATCACCTTCTGCCGGTCCGCCGTGAGCGCCGCCTTCAGGTACTGCACCGCGTCCTTCGGTCGGCCCCACAGGGCATACAGCGCGGACAGGTTGTAGTTGAGCAGCAGGTCTTCCGCGTTGAGGGCGCGGGCGCGCTCATAGGCCCGCTCGGCCTCCGCGTAGAAGCCCTTCTGCGCGTAGCAGATGCCCAGGTCGAGCTGCGCCTCGAAGTTCTCCGCCTCCAGCCGCACCACTTCCTTGAGCAGCGTGATGGCGGAGCGGTAGTCGCCCTCGTCCATCATCAGCGCCGCCAGCTCGTGCCGGGGGAACGCGTCCTGCGGGTCCAGCTCGATGGCCGCCTGGAGCTCGCGCATGGCCTCCTCCACCCGCCCCTGGTCCGCGTACGTGAGGCCCAGGTTGAGGTGCGCGTCCGGATACTCCGGGTCCAGCTCGATGGCCTCCTTGTACTCCTCCACCGCCATCTCGCCGGCGTGAGTGGAGAGGAAGCAGGCCAGGTTGTAGTGCGCCGTGGCGCTCTCCGGCTCCAGCTTCAGGGCCGTGAGGTACTCGCCGAGCGCCTCGCGGAAGAGCTTCTTCTCCGCGTAGACGGTGGCCAGGTTGTCGTGCGCGTGGGCCGAGCTCGGGTCCAGGTCGATGGCCTTCTTGAACTCCTTGATGGCCTCGTCCAGCCAACCCCGGTCCGCCAGCTCGATTCCACGAGTGTTGTGCTCGTCGGAGAGCGCGATGTTGTCCTTTTCCCGGGCCATGAGAGCGCCGGGCAATCTACGCGCCGCGCAAACGCGGGTGCAAGGTAGAGTTTCCCTCCGCCCATGCGCCACGCCGCCTTCCTGCTGTTGCTGTTCTCCGCCTGTCATCCACGCCCCGCCGCGGTGACGGACGCCCCCGCCCCCACCCCCTCGGCGCGGGCCCAGGCGGCCCCCGAGGACGCGGGCCCCCCCGCCGTGGCCCCCCTCGCCAGCCCCGAGGACGCCGGCACGCCCGTCCGCCCCATCACCCTCCTGGTGGGCGGCGACGTGACGCTCGGCCACAACCACCAGAAGTGGTTCGACGAGCAGGTGGCCAAGGGCCGCTCCCGGGAGGAGCTGCTCGCCTACGGCTTCAAGGAGGTGCGGGCGCTGGGCGACGCCTCCGACCTCTTCGTCGTCAACCTGGAGTGCCCCTTCACCGAGGGCGGCGAGAAGCTGGCGAAGAACTTCAACTTCCGCGCGAGGCCGGAGCTGGTGGGCGCGCTCCTGGCCGGCGGGGTGGACGCGGTGAGCCTGGCCAACAATCACCTCATGGACTACGGCGCCCAGGGGCTGGTGGACACCCTGGTGACCCTCGAGGCCGCGCGAATCCCCTACTTCGGGGCGGGCCGGAACCTCGCCGAGGCGCGCAAGCCCGCCGTCATCACCGTGGGCGGCGTGCGCGTGGCCCTCCTGGGGTACTTCTTCCTGGGTGAGCGGAACATCGAGCCGCCCCAGGTCTACGCCACGGAGACGACCCCCGGGGTCGCCGGCCACTTCTCCGACGTGGACGTCATGGAGCGGATGCTGCGCGAAGACATCCTCGCCGCCAGGCACCAGGCGGAGGTCGTGTTGCCCTTCTTCCACTGGGGCCGCGAGGGCACCTACGTCCCGGAGCCCTACCAGGTCCGGCTGGCCCACGCGGCCATCGACGCGGGCGCCGCGGGGGTGCTCGGCAGCCATCCCCACGTGCTCCAGGCCATGGAGCTGCACCGGGGCGCCCCCGTCGTCTACTCGCTGGGCAACTTCGTCTTTGGAGGGAACTGGAACCCACGCGACAAGCGGGGGGCCCTGTGGAAGGGCCGCTTCGGTCCGGGTGGCTACCTCTCCAGTGAGGTGTTCCCGCTGCGCACGGACCGCTTTCCGGAGCTCCCCTTCCAGCCTGTGCCCGTCACCGGGGAGGCGGCCGAGGAGGTGTTTCGACTGCTGGTCAACAGCTCCGCGACGATGGAGCGCATGCTCCCCGAGCTGGAGCCGTGGGCCCGGCCGGCTCCCTCCCCCGCGACTGGAGGGAGGGAGTAAGCGGCGCGTCAGACCTTGTTGTTGGACTGGCCCCGCTTGGCGCGGGTACGGCGGCGCTTGAGCTGGGCCTTCCGACCCTTCGCGCGGTTGGCGACCTTCTTCTTGGAACGATTTCCCTTCTGGGCGGGCATGTGGAAGGACTCCGTGTGGTGATGTGAGACCGACCGCCTGGACACAAGACGTGGGCGGTGAGGGCGGCCCTTCTTTCATGCTACCGCCCGAGCGGCCAAGGAATTTCTTGACTCCGTCCGCCCTTGCCAGCAGCCGGACAAAGGGGCAATACCCCCGGAACGACGATGATTGACAAACTCGAAGACGTCGAGCGCCGGTTCGAGCGACTCACCGCGGACCTGTCGAACCCCGACGTGCTCGCCGACTCGGCGAGGCTCCAGAAGGTCTCCAAGGAACGCGCGGGCATCGAGAAGCTGGTGGAGACGTTCCGCACGTACCGCCAGGTGCTCGCCGACCTCAAGGAAGTGGAGGCCTGGCTCGAGAGCGGCGGCGCGGACGAGAAGAACTATGCCCGCGAGGCCCTGCCCGGCCTGAAGGAGCAGCGCGATTCGCTCGAGGGCCAGCTCAAGGTGCTCCTGCTGCCCAAGGACCCCAATGACGACAAGAACGTCATCCTGGAGATTCGCGCGGGCGCGGGCGGCGACGAGGCGGCGCTGTTCGCGGAGGAGGTCATGCAGATGTACCTCCGGTATGCGGACACGCGAGGCTGGAAGTCGGACATCATCGACATGAGCCCGGGCAACGCGGGCGGGGTGAAGGACGCCACCGTCACGCTGTCGGGCGACGCTGTCTTCAGCAGCCTCAAGTATGAATCCGGCGTGCATCGGGTGCAGCGCGTGCCCGCGACGGAGACGCAGGGCCGCATCCACACCTCCACCATCACCGTGGCCGTCATGCCGGAGGCCGAAGATGTGGACGTGAAGATCAACGAGGCGGACATCGACCGCCAGGCGATGCGCTCCACGGGCTCCGGCGGCCAGAGCGTCAACACGACGGACTCCGCGGTGCGCCTGACGCACCGGCCCACGGGCATCGTCGTGAAGTGCCAGCAGGAGAAGAGCCAGCTCAAGAACTACAACATGGCGCTCCGCATGCTCCGCGCGAAGATCTATGAAATCGAGCAGGAGCGCATCCGCGCCGAGCGAGACTCCACGCGCCGCTCGCAGGTGGGCACCGGCGACCGCAGCGAGAAGATCCGCACCTACAACTTCCCGCAGGACCGGCTGACGGACCACCGCATCGGCCTGACGGTCCACAACCTGCCGGCCGTGATGACGGGCGACATCGAGGACATCATCACCGCCTGCCGCACCTTCTACCAGGCCGAAGCCCTCAAGGCGCAGACGGGCGGCGGTCCCAGGTCCCAGCCGGAAGCATGAGCAGCGAGACCTGGACCATCCGCAGGGTCCTCACCTGGACGACGCAGCACTTCGAGAAGCGCCAGGTGGATGCCCCCCGCCTCACGGCGGAAATCCTCCTGTCGCACGTGCTCAAGACGGGCCGCGTCCGGCTGTACGTGGACCTGGACCGCCCGCTCTCCAAGGAGGAGCTGTCCGCCTTCCGCGCCCTCATCGAGCGGCGCCTGTCGGGCGAGCCGACGCAGTACCTCACGGGCACCCGCGAGTTCTACAACCGCGCCTTCAAGGTGGACGCCCGCGTCCTCATCCCCCGGCCGGAGACGGAGCTGCTCGTCGAGGCCGCCCTGCGCGTGCTGCCCAAGGACGCCCCCGCGCGGGCCCTGGACGTGTGCACGGGCTCGGGCTGCATCGCCATCAGCCTCGCGGCCGAGCGGCCTCAGCTGTCCGTGACGGCCACGGACCTGTCCCCGGATGCGTGCGCCCTGGCGCGCGAGAACGCGGAGACGCTCAAGGTCTCCGACCGGGTGACGGTGCTCCAGGGAGACCTCTTCTCTCCCCTGCCCCCGGACGCGCGCTTCCACGTCATCGTCTCCAATCCGCCCTACATCGCCACGCATGAAATCGCGGGCCTGTCGGCCGAGGTGCGCCGCGAGCCCAAGCTGGCGCTGGACGGAGGGCCGGACGGACTGGTCGCCCTCAAGCGAGTGGTGAGCGAGGCCCGGAAGTGGCTGGAGCCTGGCGGCCTCCTTGCATTGGAGATGGGGGAGACGCAGGGCCCCGCCGTCCTGGAGCTCCTGCGTGCGGCCGGTTACGAGGACGCGCGCGTGGAGAAGGACCTGGAGCGGCGGGAGCGCATGGCATTTGGGACACAGCCCGCGGCCAGCGGGCCACAGGGCTGAGGGCCGGAAGAATCATGGACAAGATCGTGATGAAGGGCGGCGCCGAGCTGCACGGCGAGGTCCCCGTGTCGGGCGCGAAGAACGCGGCGCTGCCCATCCTGGCCTCCGCGCTGCTGGCGGATGGCACGTCCACGTTCCGCAATGTGCCGGACCTGGCCGACGTCGCCACCATGCTCAAGGTGCTGCGCACCATGGGCTGCGGCGCGGAGCGGTTGGAAGGTCGCAAGAAGGACGTCTGCGAGGTGGGCGTCACCGGCCACATCACCCCGGAGGCGCCGTACGACCTGGTCAAGACGATGCGCGCCAGCGTGCTCGTGCTGGGGCCGCTCGTCGCGCGCTTCGGGCGGGCCCGGGTGTCCATGCCGGGCGGGTGCGCCATCGGCGCGCGGCCCATCGACCAGCACCTCAAGGGCCTCAAGGCGCTGGGCGCGGAAATCCACCTGACGGAGGGCTACGTGGAGGCCCGCGCCAAGCAGCTCAAGGGCGGCACCGTCAACTTCGACGTCATCACCGTCACCGGCACGGAGAACGTGCTGATGGCGGCCGTGCTGGCCAAGGGCCGCACCGTGATGGAGAACTGCGCCCGCGAGCCTGAAATCGAGGAGCTGGCCAAGGTCCTCAACAAGATGGGCGCGCGCATCGAAGGCGCCGGCACCTCCATCATCACCATCGAGGGCGTGGAGGGCCTCACCCCCGTGGAGCACGCCATCCTCCCGGACCGCATCGAGGCGGGCACGCTGCTCGTGGCGGCGGCCATCTCCGGCGGCAACGTGCTGGTGAAGCACGCGGTGCCCGAGCACCTGGACGCCGTCATGGACAAGCTGCGCGAGGCTGGGTGCACGCTGACCGCGGAGGCCGGGGGCATCCGGTGCAAGGCGCCCAAGACGCTCACCTCGGTGAACATCACCACGACGGAGCACCCGGGCTTCCCCACCGACATGCAGGCCCAGCTCATGGCCCTCATGTGTGTGAGCCAGGGAACATCCGTCATCAGCGAGAACATCTTCGAGAACCGCTTCATGCACGTGCCGGAGCTGCACCGTCTGGGGGCGGACATCACCATCCAGGGACACACCGCGGTGGTGAAGGGCGTGAAGTCGCTGAGCGGCGCGCCCGTCATGGCCACGGACCTGCGGGCAAGCGCTTCGCTCATCCTGGCGGGCCTGCGCGCCGAGGGGCGCACGGACGTCAGCCGCGTCTACCACCTGGACCGTGGCTATGAGCGACTGGAGCGCAAGCTGCGTGCCCTGGGTGCGGACATCCGGCGCGTCAAGGCGAAGGCCTGAGGGGCACGGGGCCTGACGACCCCGGACGGCGCGTTGCGAACAGAAGCGGCAACGTGGGTTGCATCCGAAATTTCGCGCGACCTATCATTCTCCGACCACTGGGGACATGGTTCCCCCACTGCAGGAGAATGAACAGCGCCATGGATTGCCCCAGCTGCAACGTCGAGATGACCGATCTCGCGGGGGATGAACAGACGTTGCGAAAGTGTGGAGAGTGCGGCGGGTTGTGGACGGACGCCGCGGACCTGAATCGGCTCCTGCTCCACAACAACCTCCCCGGGCTGGAGAGCCAGGGCGGCAAGGTCGACGCGGCGGCTTTGACCGGCCAATGCCCGGACTGCAAGGTCGACCTGGTTCGCGTCGACGGTGGAGACCGGCAGCACCCGCTTCACTACGACACCTGCGAGTCCTGCGGCGGCATCTTCCTGGAGTCGGAGTTCCAGGACGCGACGAACGTCGACGTCGCCACCAAGGAAATCATCGACTTCTTCCGCCACTTCAGCGGCAAGCGGAAGCAAGCCGCCCTCTGAGTCGGGCGGCCGGGCGTCGGCGCTTCGGCGCTCAGGGTTGGCCGCGGAAGGCGCGGCCCCACTCCTCGGCCACCGCCCCCTCCAGCTCCAGCGTGGCTCCAGCCGGGCTGCTCCCGTCCGGAGCGGCTCGCTGGAGGCGTGCCGTCACGCGTCCCTTGTTAGGGACCTCCAGCGTGAGTCGGGTACCGGACAGTGCGTAGCTGCCCGTCACGGAGCTCGGCTCGCCGCCCTCCAAGGGCTCGTACGCGAAGCGGAACGTCCCATCGACGAAGAGGGACAGGAAGCGGTCCGGAGCGCCCTCCAGTCCACCGAACCAGGTCCCCAGCAAGGGGGCCAGCCGGGC
This window contains:
- a CDS encoding zf-TFIIB domain-containing protein — its product is MDCPSCNVEMTDLAGDEQTLRKCGECGGLWTDAADLNRLLLHNNLPGLESQGGKVDAAALTGQCPDCKVDLVRVDGGDRQHPLHYDTCESCGGIFLESEFQDATNVDVATKEIIDFFRHFSGKRKQAAL
- the prmC gene encoding peptide chain release factor N(5)-glutamine methyltransferase yields the protein MSSETWTIRRVLTWTTQHFEKRQVDAPRLTAEILLSHVLKTGRVRLYVDLDRPLSKEELSAFRALIERRLSGEPTQYLTGTREFYNRAFKVDARVLIPRPETELLVEAALRVLPKDAPARALDVCTGSGCIAISLAAERPQLSVTATDLSPDACALARENAETLKVSDRVTVLQGDLFSPLPPDARFHVIVSNPPYIATHEIAGLSAEVRREPKLALDGGPDGLVALKRVVSEARKWLEPGGLLALEMGETQGPAVLELLRAAGYEDARVEKDLERRERMAFGTQPAASGPQG
- the smc gene encoding chromosome segregation protein SMC, which gives rise to MRIKRLDITGFKSFMERSVFTFDEGVTGIVGPNGCGKSNVVDAIRWVMGEQSAKNLRGRGMEDVIFNGSENKPPLSMAEVSLTFLVDDTDQLAPQYQGFAEITVTRRLFRNGDSEYLINKTQCRLLDITELFLGTGVGTKAYSIIEQGRVGLIVSSKPEDRRHLLEEAAGVTKYKARRKAAERKMEATEANLLRVTDITTELEKRLDTLSRQAKKAEKYKKLKARMRDIDLHAASHRHLELLAEKQVLQSRLANLGTEERESLDRVKELEEGITRRRAELDAEAAALQALAAEVHAKESALQRDSQDLAYGRRDHEETNARVTQARAELDGLLAKQAEMSDAMAAREAELSGIAGSWKEDEVSMQVAQEELRRVTQLQTEVALRLEQERAGLVAVAARLANHESNLVNLARQRVDLETRRAKLQAELEALRAQETQLEAVRGDVARRVEDTRHLAAELAERKGQEEDALTRTRAAFTENEIQVIALREELSDKRSRLSSLEDIQKNYDGFDRGVRAVMVRAGTVAREQGIFGLVADVLTVTPRYERAVEAALGERLQHVIVESRDKGLELVDYLKGHAEGRGSFLPVPALDALPPVLEPDFERPGVLAHALREVTHEEALAPVVRLLLGDVIIVQDVAAARAYAEAGGPVCTLVTQDGEVFRADGTIVGGEREGAAVGALQKKREIAELATEVARVEERYNEILTRHYTLQKQMGHTEGVLKGLAKNQHTEEVNLASQEKDLHKAGEDLARVRERLRAQEQEEAQLAQSQTALAHEEEASRGEVAHGQTDREGREERVKQLAAEQESLRQRAEMANADLTGLRIKVAAGSERGESARKELDSLVTQRRDMETRVARLQATLAEGGTRTGELAKRIAETEAGLAARVEEHRLAAEALEARRSAHAVASVEVREQDTQFRELRGRVEELMQGLSQISLREREIALELEHLSAGIRERHQVDLALELHRYHLLPSLTPETEAELKDLRGQVEKMGEINLTAIDEHAELAKRFDFLTAQKTDLLSSMEQLKEAIQRIDATSRERFKQTFDVVNEKFQAIFPRLFGGGRASLVLTSDGPNGEPGVEIVAQPPGKKLQSVNLLSGGEKALTAVGLIFGIFLIKPTPFCLLDEVDAPLDEGNVGRYNDMVKEMSRQSQFILITHNKRTMEVSNTLYGVTMEEPGISKLVSVRIREATAANDDKMSA
- the murA gene encoding UDP-N-acetylglucosamine 1-carboxyvinyltransferase; translation: MDKIVMKGGAELHGEVPVSGAKNAALPILASALLADGTSTFRNVPDLADVATMLKVLRTMGCGAERLEGRKKDVCEVGVTGHITPEAPYDLVKTMRASVLVLGPLVARFGRARVSMPGGCAIGARPIDQHLKGLKALGAEIHLTEGYVEARAKQLKGGTVNFDVITVTGTENVLMAAVLAKGRTVMENCAREPEIEELAKVLNKMGARIEGAGTSIITIEGVEGLTPVEHAILPDRIEAGTLLVAAAISGGNVLVKHAVPEHLDAVMDKLREAGCTLTAEAGGIRCKAPKTLTSVNITTTEHPGFPTDMQAQLMALMCVSQGTSVISENIFENRFMHVPELHRLGADITIQGHTAVVKGVKSLSGAPVMATDLRASASLILAGLRAEGRTDVSRVYHLDRGYERLERKLRALGADIRRVKAKA
- a CDS encoding hemolysin family protein; the encoded protein is MGMEWVFLGLAILLVFANGFFVATEFAIVKIRATRLQSLVDEGQPGAAQALRMVEKLDAYLSATQFGITLASLGLGWLGEPAFAKLLEPVLTKLVPEGGSTTLAHTASVVIGFSIITFLHIVLGELAPKSLAIQRAEATTLAVALPMRVFYFLFYPAIVLLNGLAAWVLRVFGLQSVGEAHEAHSEDELRVILHSSAQAGAITTARAELLERALEMAQKTARQVMVPRNQVKFLDVEEPLEKCISDARAAGHTWLPVCRGNLDEVEGVVNAKDLFFLLSRGELRSLAQVQRPVLFIPENATLEQLLAEFRRRRRQTALVVDEHGGTSGLVTIADVVAEVVGDVAELGRRVEEVRSLPGGRFELPGTAQLDDLEERLDVNFDLDEDEEGEVTTIAGYLMTRLGRVPEKGDSLKLDMWRIQVEEVDGPRVVRVTVEPQSRAAPRSPTEAPAASPGEPVQGAAGTGDVPPASSSGGESSGA
- a CDS encoding tetratricopeptide repeat protein — translated: MAREKDNIALSDEHNTRGIELADRGWLDEAIKEFKKAIDLDPSSAHAHDNLATVYAEKKLFREALGEYLTALKLEPESATAHYNLACFLSTHAGEMAVEEYKEAIELDPEYPDAHLNLGLTYADQGRVEEAMRELQAAIELDPQDAFPRHELAALMMDEGDYRSAITLLKEVVRLEAENFEAQLDLGICYAQKGFYAEAERAYERARALNAEDLLLNYNLSALYALWGRPKDAVQYLKAALTADRQKVMGWLSTDPMFDALKGDADFEALF
- a CDS encoding CapA family protein; this encodes MRHAAFLLLLFSACHPRPAAVTDAPAPTPSARAQAAPEDAGPPAVAPLASPEDAGTPVRPITLLVGGDVTLGHNHQKWFDEQVAKGRSREELLAYGFKEVRALGDASDLFVVNLECPFTEGGEKLAKNFNFRARPELVGALLAGGVDAVSLANNHLMDYGAQGLVDTLVTLEAARIPYFGAGRNLAEARKPAVITVGGVRVALLGYFFLGERNIEPPQVYATETTPGVAGHFSDVDVMERMLREDILAARHQAEVVLPFFHWGREGTYVPEPYQVRLAHAAIDAGAAGVLGSHPHVLQAMELHRGAPVVYSLGNFVFGGNWNPRDKRGALWKGRFGPGGYLSSEVFPLRTDRFPELPFQPVPVTGEAAEEVFRLLVNSSATMERMLPELEPWARPAPSPATGGRE
- the prfA gene encoding peptide chain release factor 1; amino-acid sequence: MIDKLEDVERRFERLTADLSNPDVLADSARLQKVSKERAGIEKLVETFRTYRQVLADLKEVEAWLESGGADEKNYAREALPGLKEQRDSLEGQLKVLLLPKDPNDDKNVILEIRAGAGGDEAALFAEEVMQMYLRYADTRGWKSDIIDMSPGNAGGVKDATVTLSGDAVFSSLKYESGVHRVQRVPATETQGRIHTSTITVAVMPEAEDVDVKINEADIDRQAMRSTGSGGQSVNTTDSAVRLTHRPTGIVVKCQQEKSQLKNYNMALRMLRAKIYEIEQERIRAERDSTRRSQVGTGDRSEKIRTYNFPQDRLTDHRIGLTVHNLPAVMTGDIEDIITACRTFYQAEALKAQTGGGPRSQPEA